A window from Phalacrocorax carbo chromosome 20, bPhaCar2.1, whole genome shotgun sequence encodes these proteins:
- the LOC104039680 gene encoding F-box only protein 6, giving the protein MTTICHLPEDVLVELLSLLPAQDLICTCRLVCRQWRYVVDLTTLWKRKCQREGFYIQNLDRSISDWKTFYMLCSLKRNLIKNPCAEENFRHWKLDNNEGDKWKIEDLPGAHGTNIPDPKVQKYFVTSYGPCLKSQLITLRKEGYWNQLMDEKRPEIVVKDWYAARFDCGCRYELTVRLLSEDYIVLEEFHPEPVVIEQWSDAMWREISHTFQNYPAGVRYIWFQHGGQDTQFWAGWYGIRVTNSSITIGPLTQL; this is encoded by the exons ATGACAACCATTTGCCACCTCCCGGAAGATGTCCTGGTGGAGCtgctttccctgctcccagcccaggaTCTGATCTGCACCTGCAGGCTGGTCTGCAGGCAATGGCGCTACGTGGTGGATCTGACCACCCTATGGAAGCGCAAGTGCCAGCGCGAGGGGTTTTATATCCAGAATTTGGACAGAAGTATCTCTGACTGGAAGACCTTCTATATGCTCTGTAGCTTGAAGAGAAACCTCATCAAAAACCCCTGTGCTGAAG AGAATTTTCGGCACTGGAAACTGGATAATAATGAGGGAGATAAATGGAAGATTGAGGATCTGCCTGGAGCTCATGGAACAAACATACCAGACCCCAAAGTACAAAAATACTTTGTCACTTCATATGG ACCATGCCTCAAGTCTCAACTCATTACTCTGCGTAAAGAAGGATACTGGAATCAGCTGATGGATGAGAAACGGCCCGAAATTGTAGTCAAGGACTG GTATGCTGCCAGGTTTGACTGTGGATGTCGCTATGAACTTACAGTGAGGCTGCTTTCTGAAGACTACATTGTCCTTGAGGAGTTCCACCCCGAGCCAGTGGTTATAGAGCAGTGGAGTGATGCAATGTGGAGAGAG aTTTCTCACACCTTCCAGAATTACCCAGCTGGAGTTCGTTACATCTGGTTTCAGCACGGAGGCCAAGACACCCAGTTCTGGGCAGGATGGTATGGGATCCGAGTGACAAACAGCAGCATCACCATTGGGCCCCTGACACAGTTATGA
- the MAD2L2 gene encoding mitotic spindle assembly checkpoint protein MAD2B gives MTTLTRQDLNFGQVVADVLSEFLEVAVHLILYVREVYPIGIFQKRKKYNVPVQMSCHPELNQYIQDTLHCVKPLLEKNDVEKVVVVILDKEHHPVERFVFEITQPPLLSISSESLLSHVEQLLRAFILKISVCDAVLDNNPPGCTFTVLVHTREAATRNMEKIQVIKDFPWILADEQDVHMHDPRLIPLKTMTSDILKMQLYVEERAHKGT, from the exons ATGACCACGCTCACACGGCAGGACCTTAACTTTGGGCAAG ttgttgCAGATGTTCTTTCAGAATTTCTGGAAGTGGCTGTTCACCTTATATTATATGTCAGAGAAGTTTACCCTATTGGGAtctttcagaagaggaaaaaatacaatgtaCCTGTCCAG ATGTCCTGCCACCCGGAGCTGAATCAGTACATCCAGGACACGCTACACTGCGTAAAGCCGCTGCTCGAGAAG AATGATGTGGAGAAAGTTGTAGTTGTAATCCTGGATAAAGAGCACCACCCTGTGGAGCGATTTGTCTTTGAGATCACCCAGCCACCTCTTCTCTCCATTAG TTCGGAGTCCCTGCTGTCCCACGTGGAGCAGTTACTGCGTGCCTTCATCCTGAAGATCAGTGTGTGCGATGCTGTGCTTGACAACAATCCCCCAG GTTGCACCTTCACAGTTCTGGTTCACACACGGGAGGCTGCCACACGGAACATGGAAAAGATCCAGGTGATAAAG GATTTCCCGTGGATCCTCGCCGATGAGCAAGATGTGCACATGCATGACCCCCGGCTTATTCCCCTGAAAACTATGACATCAGATATCTTAAAG ATGCAGCTATATGTAGAAGAGCGAGCCCACAAAGGCACCTGA
- the DRAXIN gene encoding draxin isoform X2 — translation MTPYSTPLQHPPHPRGQHTLSPSQPHLPPHHAPQSPGIPGVPSSSPHSPTAFPLSPPPPSPPPPPLGFEHPPAPPADLPPLPLHAQPLPCPACRAQPCQTEELRTGKTPDNGPSSLYKKPESFAEQFQNLQAEEATGLTPTMLLITALELAVSTEEPPVLPATSPRSQARLRQDGDVMPTLDMALFDWTDYEDLKPEMWPSAKKKEKRRSKSPNSGNETVTAEGEPCDHHLDCLPGSCCDLREHLCKPHNRGLNNKCYDDCMCTEGLRCYAKFHRNRRVTRRKGRCVEPESANGEQGSFINV, via the exons ATGACGCCCTACAGCACCCCCCTACAGCACCCTCCGCACCCCCGCGGCCAGCACACCCTgagcccctcccagccccacctcccCCCGCACCATGCGCCCCAGTCCCCCGGGATTCCCGGCGTCCCCAGTTCCTCCCCACATTCCCCCACTGCCTTCCCcctgtctcctcctcctccttctcctcctcctcctcctctcggGTTTGaacacccccctgcccccccggcAGACCTGCCTCCCCTCCCGCTGCACGCACAgccgctgccctgccctgcctgccggGCTCAGCCCTGCCAGACCGAGGAGCTGCGGACAG GGAAGACTCCTGATAATGGGCCAAGTTCCCTGTATAAGAAGCCTGAAAGCTTTGCAGAACAGTTTCAAAACCTCCAGGCAGAGGAAGCTACAGGTCTGACTCCCACCATGCTTCTCATCACTGCACTGGAACTAGCTGTTTCCACAGAAGAGCCTCCTGTTCTTCCAGCCACATCACCACGGTCACAG GCCCGCCTCAGGCAAGATGGGGATGTGATGCCCACCCTAGATATGGCACTCTTTGACTGGACAGATTATGAGGATCTCAAACCAGAAATGTGGCCATCTGCTAAAAAGAAAG agaAACGCCGCAGTAAGAGCCCCAACAGCGGAAATGAAACAGTGACAGCTGAAGGAGAGCCATGTGATCACCACCTTGACTGCCTCCCAG GCTCTTGTTGCGACTTGCGTGAGCACCTCTGCAAACCACACAATCGAGGCCTTAACAACAAATGTTATGATGACTGTATGTGCACTGAAG GGCTACGTTGTTATGCCAAATTCCACCGGAACCGAAGAGTGACCCGGAGGAAAGGGCGCTGTGTGGAGCCCGAATCAGCCAACGGAGAGCAGGGATCATTCATTAATGTTTAG
- the DRAXIN gene encoding draxin isoform X1 — MATSSTFSSPFLFLCVLVLSDISLAVSLDPGTKLKNVPENNNHLQNQEMWLQQPRSGHHHKHGLAKKERVHAMPSRGQSAGEEALRMGSGAPAAEELAAEGQPAALKQNKDVFLGFELPYPERENQSPGSERGKKQNREHRRHSRKDRLKHHRGKTPDNGPSSLYKKPESFAEQFQNLQAEEATGLTPTMLLITALELAVSTEEPPVLPATSPRSQARLRQDGDVMPTLDMALFDWTDYEDLKPEMWPSAKKKEKRRSKSPNSGNETVTAEGEPCDHHLDCLPGSCCDLREHLCKPHNRGLNNKCYDDCMCTEGLRCYAKFHRNRRVTRRKGRCVEPESANGEQGSFINV, encoded by the exons ATGGCAACTTCTTCcaccttctcctctcctttccttttcctgtgtgTGCTGGTTCTTTCTGACATCAGTCTTGCAGTCTCCCTGGACCCTGGCACAAAGCTCAAAAATGTCCCAGAGAACAACAACCATCTTCAAAATCAAGAGatgtggctgcagcagcccagaagTGGGCACCACCACAAGCATGGCTTGGCCAAGAAGGAGAGGGTCCATGCCATGCCTTCTAGAGGGCAGTCAGCAGGGGAAGAGGCCCTCAGAATGGGTAGCGGAGCTCCAGCTGCGGaagagctggcagcagagggACAGCCAGCAGCCCTGAAACAGAATAAGGATGTGTTCCTGGGTTTTGAGCTCCCATATCCTGAGAGGGAGAACCAGTCCCCTGGGtctgagagaggaaagaagcagaACCGAGAACATCGGCGACACAGCCGCAAAGACAGGCTGAAGCACCACAGAG GGAAGACTCCTGATAATGGGCCAAGTTCCCTGTATAAGAAGCCTGAAAGCTTTGCAGAACAGTTTCAAAACCTCCAGGCAGAGGAAGCTACAGGTCTGACTCCCACCATGCTTCTCATCACTGCACTGGAACTAGCTGTTTCCACAGAAGAGCCTCCTGTTCTTCCAGCCACATCACCACGGTCACAG GCCCGCCTCAGGCAAGATGGGGATGTGATGCCCACCCTAGATATGGCACTCTTTGACTGGACAGATTATGAGGATCTCAAACCAGAAATGTGGCCATCTGCTAAAAAGAAAG agaAACGCCGCAGTAAGAGCCCCAACAGCGGAAATGAAACAGTGACAGCTGAAGGAGAGCCATGTGATCACCACCTTGACTGCCTCCCAG GCTCTTGTTGCGACTTGCGTGAGCACCTCTGCAAACCACACAATCGAGGCCTTAACAACAAATGTTATGATGACTGTATGTGCACTGAAG GGCTACGTTGTTATGCCAAATTCCACCGGAACCGAAGAGTGACCCGGAGGAAAGGGCGCTGTGTGGAGCCCGAATCAGCCAACGGAGAGCAGGGATCATTCATTAATGTTTAG